A portion of the Bacteroidota bacterium genome contains these proteins:
- the hypD gene encoding hydrogenase formation protein HypD, translated as MKYVDEFRSESAARKYSDLIKRTLVHPWTLMEICGGQTHTIVKSGLESLLPKEVSLVHGPGCPVCVTPLEMIDKAVAIAARPDVIFTSFGDMVRVPGSHNDLLAVKAQGGNVRMVYSPLDAVKIAQQNPEKKVVFFAVGFETTAPANAMSVRQAKKLGLNNFSILCSHVLVPPAMEAILSSEDNHVQAFLAAGHVCTVMGYEEYIPLAKKYRVPIVVTGFEPVDILQGIYLAVKQLEEGRAEVENQYSRSVQREGNRPARKLIAEVFEITDRAWRGIGEIPASGYKLRKEFAEFDAERIFEVTTIHARESADCLAGTILRGLKKPNECPVFGSQCTPEHPIGAPMVSSEGACAAYYHYRNV; from the coding sequence ATGAAATACGTCGATGAATTCCGGAGCGAATCTGCCGCCCGAAAATATTCCGACCTTATCAAAAGAACCCTCGTCCACCCGTGGACATTGATGGAGATCTGCGGCGGACAAACACACACCATCGTCAAGTCCGGACTGGAATCTCTTTTGCCAAAAGAAGTCTCTCTTGTTCACGGTCCCGGCTGCCCTGTCTGCGTCACTCCGCTGGAAATGATCGACAAAGCCGTTGCCATTGCAGCCCGGCCTGACGTGATATTCACGTCGTTTGGCGATATGGTGAGAGTTCCCGGTTCGCACAACGATCTCCTCGCCGTGAAAGCGCAGGGGGGGAACGTCCGCATGGTGTACTCGCCGCTCGATGCCGTCAAGATCGCCCAGCAAAACCCCGAGAAGAAAGTCGTTTTTTTCGCGGTCGGATTTGAAACAACTGCTCCGGCCAACGCGATGTCCGTGCGGCAGGCAAAAAAACTAGGCCTGAACAATTTTTCCATTCTTTGTTCACACGTTCTCGTCCCGCCTGCGATGGAGGCGATATTGTCGTCCGAAGACAATCATGTCCAAGCGTTTCTCGCAGCGGGCCACGTCTGCACGGTGATGGGGTACGAGGAATATATTCCGCTCGCCAAAAAGTACCGTGTTCCGATCGTCGTGACGGGGTTCGAACCTGTCGATATTCTTCAGGGAATTTACCTGGCGGTGAAGCAGCTCGAAGAAGGCAGGGCGGAAGTGGAGAACCAATATTCCCGGTCCGTTCAGCGGGAAGGAAATCGGCCGGCGCGGAAACTCATCGCCGAGGTGTTTGAAATAACCGACAGGGCCTGGAGGGGCATCGGCGAAATTCCGGCAAGCGGCTACAAATTGCGAAAAGAATTTGCAGAATTCGATGCTGAAAGAATTTTTGAGGTGACAACAATTCACGCGCGGGAGTCGGCGGATTGTCTTGCGGGGACAATCCTTCGCGGCCTCAAGAAACCAAACGAGTGCCCGGTGTTCGGCTCGCAGTGCACTCCAGAACATCCTATAGGCGCGCCGATGGTCTCCTCAGAAGGAGCCTGCGCGGCATATTATCATTATAGAAATGTCTAG
- a CDS encoding HypC/HybG/HupF family hydrogenase formation chaperone has protein sequence MNVLTGKIVEIFIEDGRAVGKVRVGGAITNVPLMLLMNAKVHDRVVIESGIALSKVNEGNEVLEKF, from the coding sequence ATGAATGTGCTGACAGGGAAAATCGTGGAAATTTTTATTGAAGATGGCCGGGCAGTGGGAAAAGTTCGCGTCGGAGGGGCGATAACGAACGTTCCGTTGATGCTGTTGATGAACGCGAAGGTCCATGATCGCGTAGTGATCGAGTCGGGCATCGCTCTTTCGAAGGTCAACGAGGGGAATGAAGTTCTTGAAAAATTTTAG
- a CDS encoding 4Fe-4S dicluster-binding protein produces MIRGTVLINRDVCKGCELCIAACPQDSLGLSDQINRHGYRYALLVQDNCTGCINCALVCPDSAITVYQQPKAKVKSPAQAIPVA; encoded by the coding sequence ATGATACGTGGAACAGTTCTCATCAATCGGGATGTCTGTAAAGGATGTGAGCTTTGTATCGCAGCGTGTCCGCAAGATAGCCTCGGATTATCGGACCAAATCAATCGGCACGGATATCGGTACGCGTTGCTGGTGCAGGACAATTGCACCGGGTGCATCAATTGTGCGCTCGTTTGTCCTGACAGCGCGATCACCGTTTACCAGCAGCCGAAAGCAAAAGTGAAATCCCCCGCCCAAGCAATTCCCGTTGCGTAA
- the hypE gene encoding hydrogenase expression/formation protein HypE, which yields MERNKIELSCPLPIKDYKNVLLAHGGGGKLSQQLIQKMFVARFHNEFLDQSHDGAIIPLNGARLAFTTDSYVIDPIFFPGGDIGTLAVNGTVNDLAMCGATPLYLSAAFVIEEGLSMDELWRVVNSMQSAAEHAGVKLVTGDTKVVDKGKGDKIFITTAGIGTIESGIDINPKQARAGDKIIVSGNIGVHGIAIMSVREGLEFETEVVSDCAPLNGLVRTMLDASRHIHVLRDPTRGGIASALNEIAETAGVGMLIEEDKIPVDDSVSGACEILGFDPLYVANEGKLIAIVPADDAENILRVMHSHPLGKYAAIIGTVATDHPKTVLMKSRIGGTRVVDMLSGEQLPRIC from the coding sequence ATGGAACGCAATAAGATAGAGCTGTCTTGCCCTCTGCCGATCAAAGATTACAAAAATGTCCTGCTGGCGCACGGCGGAGGCGGAAAACTTTCGCAGCAATTGATCCAAAAAATGTTCGTCGCCCGGTTCCATAATGAATTTCTTGACCAATCCCACGATGGTGCGATCATTCCGCTCAATGGAGCGCGGCTTGCATTTACGACTGATTCGTACGTCATCGATCCGATCTTTTTCCCCGGGGGAGATATCGGAACGCTTGCAGTGAACGGAACGGTCAACGACCTGGCAATGTGCGGGGCGACACCGCTCTATCTTTCTGCCGCTTTTGTGATCGAGGAAGGGCTTTCGATGGACGAATTGTGGCGCGTCGTCAATTCGATGCAGTCGGCCGCAGAACACGCCGGCGTTAAGCTTGTCACTGGTGATACAAAAGTCGTTGATAAGGGAAAAGGGGATAAAATTTTCATCACGACGGCAGGGATCGGGACAATTGAAAGCGGGATCGATATCAATCCGAAACAGGCCCGTGCCGGCGATAAGATCATCGTCAGCGGAAATATCGGCGTCCACGGAATCGCCATTATGTCGGTGAGAGAAGGATTGGAATTCGAAACAGAGGTTGTGAGCGACTGTGCGCCTTTGAACGGTTTGGTTCGGACCATGTTGGATGCAAGCCGGCACATTCACGTGCTGCGGGACCCAACACGCGGCGGAATTGCAAGCGCTCTGAACGAGATCGCTGAAACCGCCGGCGTCGGAATGCTGATCGAGGAGGACAAAATTCCGGTCGACGATTCTGTCTCCGGTGCCTGCGAAATTCTTGGTTTTGATCCCCTGTATGTCGCGAATGAAGGGAAGCTTATTGCGATAGTTCCGGCAGACGATGCTGAAAACATTTTACGTGTGATGCATTCCCATCCGCTGGGAAAATATGCGGCAATCATTGGCACTGTTGCGACGGATCATCCCAAGACGGTCCTTATGAAAAGCCGCATTGGCGGGACAAGGGTCGTTGATATGCTCTCTGGAGAACAACTGCCGAGAATTTGCTGA
- a CDS encoding HypC/HybG/HupF family hydrogenase formation chaperone — MCLAIPGKVVGIEFIRDGRNDAPLMGTVDFSGIRKSVCLDWIPDIRIGEYVIVHVGFAISKVDEEEARETLKLFDQMSGGLDELNVDVSEKDGLQ, encoded by the coding sequence ATGTGCCTCGCAATTCCGGGCAAAGTTGTCGGCATTGAATTTATCCGCGACGGCCGAAATGATGCGCCCCTCATGGGGACCGTCGATTTCAGCGGGATAAGGAAATCCGTCTGTCTGGATTGGATTCCCGATATTAGAATAGGCGAGTACGTCATCGTCCATGTCGGGTTTGCGATCAGCAAGGTCGATGAAGAAGAAGCGCGTGAAACATTGAAGCTGTTCGACCAAATGAGCGGAGGGCTGGATGAATTGAATGTCGACGTGTCCGAAAAGGACGGACTGCAATGA